The Pandoraea vervacti DNA window CGATCGGCTGCTTGTCCCACAGCAGGGCACGGCCCTTGCGTTGCTCCGCTTCCAGCGTCGGCTTTTCGGCCTTGAGTTGCTTGATGAATTGGGTGATGTCGGACTCGTACATGGTCGATTGCTTGAAAAATAGGCAAAAGCGGCACCGTCGCAACGGTGCCAATCGACGCAGATTCTACCGCAAACCCACCGATATTCCCCGTTTTGGGCGTTTTGACCAAATTGCCCGGATTTTAGGCCGCGCCGGTGAACTGCCCGAATGGATATGTTCAAATACGACTCATATACG harbors:
- a CDS encoding DUF3460 family protein, which produces MYESDITQFIKQLKAEKPTLEAEQRKGRALLWDKQPIDLDERNRAQQSRVAQQPYVYQGE